A stretch of DNA from Streptomyces xanthii:
CGGCACTTCGCCGCCCGCCGGCAGCGCGGCTGGGCACTGGCCACCCGTCTCGTGCCCGTGGGTGTCCTGGCCGGATTCGCCGGATCGGCCGCCACCGTGGCCGCCTTCACGGCTGGCGCAGGGTTCGGCCTGATCGCGCTCAGTGTCGTCACCGCCCGGCTGACCTGGCCCACCAGGCAGTAGGCGACCACCACTTCACTGAACCAAGGACATCGCGGACCGACAGGAGACTCCGAAATGACCGCACCCGCCAAGGGCCCTGCCAGCTACTTCCCCGCGATCGAGAAGAAGCAGGGCCACGCGGTGGAAGGGCTGTGCTTGACAGCTTGTCTGTATCGGTCATGTCCTGTCATCGTCGTGGCCGGCTGCGGCAGTTGGTTGGAGGGGACGTGGGCGCGGCAACGGCATCGGTCGGTGAGGGCCGCTATCAGCTGGTTCGGGCAGTCGGCCGTGGTGGGATGGCTGCGGTCTACCGCGCCATGGACACAGCGCTGGGACGCGAGGTCGCGGTCAAGGTCATGGATCGCACGGCCCTGGGCGATGACTTCAGGAAGAGGTTTCGGCAAGAGGCCCGGGCCGTGGCAGCACTCAACCACGGCAATGTGATCGCGATCCACGACATCGGGGAAGTACCGGTGCACGGTGGTGAACCGACTCCGTACCTGGTGAGGGAGTTTGTTGATGGCCGTCCCCTGTACGACCTCGTGTCCACCTCTCCGATGGAGGTGTGTGAGGCATGACGGTTCACCGCGGACCTGCTGGATGGCCTGGCCGCGAGCCACGACGCCGGGCTCATTCACCGCGACATCAAGCCGTCCAACGTCATGGTGACCAAGGATGGCGTGGTGAAGGTCCTGGACTTCGGTATCGTCCGGACCGCCGCGGCGGACACCTCGCCGGTCACCCGCACCGGAGCTGTCGTGGGCACAGCCCACTGCATGTCACCTGAGCAGGCGCAGGGAAGAGAGCTTGACCATCGCAGCGATCTCTACTCGACCGGCATCCTGCTGTTCGAACTCCTCTGCGGAAGGCGCCCCTTCGACGCGGGCGCCGAGGCCGCGCTGATGTATCACCATGTCCACACGCAGCCCCCTCTCCTCTCCGATATGGGAATCGCGGTCCCCGAAGCGGTCCAGAACCTGGTCTCCAGCGCGCTCGAAAAGGACCCGGAAAGGAGACCGGCGACCGCCAGGCAGATGAGATCCCTGGCTCTCGCCGCTGCGGAGGTGGCCAGCCCGGCCCACCCGCCCCTCGTCGAGCAGCGGCCCCGCATCCCGGACCGGCGACCCACGCACCCACCGTTCCTCCCGTTCCCTCCGCGTCAACAGGGCCAACGACTACGGCGAGGGGGTGGACTCTCCAGGCAGGCCTCGTCGCCTCATCCGTTGGCCACATCGCAGGATGGTTCTCCTTTTCACGCCTGCCAGCCCTTGGCTTGCAGGGAGCCGGCCTCTATCTCTTCTGGTTGGGGGTGCGGCTTGATGTATATGCCTGTCCTGTTCGGCCTGCTGGTCGGCATACGCCATGTCCAGGCGACAGCCCCCAACCGCCGTCGTGGCTTGGCTATCGCGTGCATTTCAGTGAACGGACTGTGGGCGTTCTACCACCTCGGTACGTGGCTGTTCGGGTTCCCCTTGATACGGCCCTTTTAGCGCTTGACCTGCGCTGTCATTACCCAGCCGTCCGGCTAGGCCGTGCGCTATGGGTCGCGCGAGGTTCCCGCTGGGGACTCGTTCCGTGAGGCATGGGGCGGGGAGATCTTTCGGATGCACAGTGGGCTCGTCTGGAGCCGCACTTGCCGGCGAGTCGCGGACGAGGAGGATGCTGGCAATGCCACCGTCAAGGACGGGCCCGACCCCTGGCTGGACCCGGACAACCGCCTACGAACCGATCTGGGGCAACCCACGAACACGGCGCTGATGCCGGAGCGCGCATCACCCTCACCGAGTGGGACCGCAGCCGTGAATGGCCCACCCAGGAATGGCCCGCTCCGGCACCGACAGGCTGACCAGCCGGAGACCAGCCGCCCAGCCCCGCGGCTGCCCCCCATGGGTGGAGGGGAGGCCCTCGGTGCACCCTGCGCGTGTCCACGCCGCTACATCGGCGGGCCCGCCTCGTTGATACAGGCATGGACGACGACGAGGTGCGGCTGGACGGGCCGAGCCCCCTGTTGGCCCTGCTCACCTCCGAGGAAGCCCAGGACGTGGTCGCCGTCCTCGGCGAATGGCCAACGGCATGGCTTTGAACCTCGACCACGTTCAGGGGTCGCTAGCGAACCTTGCTGCGCGCCTACCGCACCCGGACCTCTAGCAGAGGGCCACGGCGCTTCTTGTCCGGTGTGCGACCACAATCTGGTCTGCCTGGGCAAACAATGTCGCGACGGACCCGATGCCCTGGGCTTTCCCGTCGCAAGCGTTTCCGCTGGCTGGGCCCTACGCGCCTGTCGGTACCGTGGACGTCAATTTCACCAAAACGTTGTCCCCGGTCGACGTCGACGGCCCGGTGGCGGTGTTGCCGTAGTCGGTCGAAGGCCGCGTCGGACTCCAGGGCCTCGAAGGGCAGAGGAACCTTCTTGATCACTCGGCTTAGACACCTCAATGATCACGGATCCCGTGTCCGCTCTGCCATCCACCCCAACCTGCGGCATCCTCACAACAGTTGGATGATTCCGGGAACTTACGCATGCCCTGGGTTGCGGTGGAGCCGGTGCTCGAACGGAGCGTGCAGGACGGAAAGCCCCTCCCGGGCGGTCCAGCATCCTCGTGGTCGGAATCACGTGTTGTGGAGTACGTAGGACCAGGCGGGCTGCTTGCCGCTCGTCTCGTTGGTCTCGATCAGTGCGCCCACCGTCCAGTAGGTGGCCTGTTGTCGTTCGGCGCTGGTCGGGGGAGCGAGGTGCCGTGAGCGCAGGCCGGTGACGAACACCGCGACCATGGTGAGGAATTCCTCGAGGCTGTCCGCGATGGGGAGGCCGCCGAGATGGTCCTCGCCCGGCCCGGTGGGGACGCGCAGGACGTGTCCGGTGGGGCCGTCGACGACGAGGCTGCCGCCCACCCACTTGCCGATCCGGAAGAAGGGGCCTGTCTCGGTGACGGGCTCGATTCCCTCGGGCCAGGAGGGCAGTTCGTCGAGAACGCCCATCTCCCAGTTGCCGAAAGGGAAGAGGCCCATGGCGCCTTCCTTCATGTACGGCAGACCGAATTCCAGGAGGAGTTCGCGTGTCGCGGGGTCGGTGAGCCGATCCGGAAGGTCCTCGGGCTGGATGGGATAGATCAGGTCCTCGCCGAACACGGTGAGGAGGTCCTCGTGGCTCGGGGCGGCGCGTCGACCGGGCTGCACGGACCCGCGTCTGTGTAGTCACCGCTGAGGGGGAGCGTCCGGGCCCCGAAGTCGGAGAGGTCCACGCCGTCGGCGGGTTCGATCGCGATCAAACCCAAGTCGCCCGCGAACAGGGTGACGTCGCCGACCGCCGGCGGTACGCAGGGGAGCACGAAGGCGCGGTCATCCCGTCGCGGGACCGATGCGGCGAACAGTTCGCTGACACTGGCGGGCGCGGCGGAGCCCTGTCCGGACGCCGCGGGCCAGGTCAGATCCGCGCTGTGTTCCTCCAGGATGCCGTCGTCCTCAAGAGGGTCCGTGAGCTGCTCTCCCGTCTCCACGTCCCAGATCGAGACGTACAGCAACTCCTCCTCGTTCACCGTCCGTCGCTGCAGACCGGCGACGGCGGGCCGCCTATGCCAGCGCACCTCCGCCAGTGCGGCCAGTCGCCCCGCCTCGAGGAAGTCAGGGTGAAGGCCGCCCGGCGGCCGCCACTTCGCCCACTTGGCCTGCCAGGGCAGGGTGACACCGGAGTTAGCGACCGCTGACGCGAACGCGCGGTCGTTGCGCGAAAGGGCCATCAGGTGCAGCCAAGACGCCCACTCAGCCTGCTGCCGCGGGACGATTCCCCAGCCCCACAGGTGAATGGCGTCGGCTGCCGCCGTGTTACCGGGAAGGGAGAAGGTGATGCTGCGTGCCGCGTCCATGAGGGCCGTCTGCGGCAGATGGGCGACGACACGTCCGTCCCGGAGCAGCTCCTCGTACGTTCCCGCCTGTACGGCGTGCATGGCGAGCCCCGTGGCCGCGTACCGGCCGGTGGTGCCGTGCCTCGCCCAGCCCTCGGGATGGCGGAAGCCCGCAGCCGAGCGCGTCAGCCAATCCACCATGTGCCCATGGAGACGGCAGAGTTCGCCGGAGCCTGCCTCGTGAAAGGCGTCCCGGCGCAGCCTCTCGGCGACGCCCTCGTCGACGAAGGAAGCCCCGAGCGGACCGAGCCGGAGCACGCCCGACTCTTCCCGCGCGAGCGCGGCGAGTTCGTCTTCGGACGTCGCCTCACCGGTCAGCGCCGTGACCAGTTGGGCCCACACAGGCAGCGGAACGGAGCGGGGCTCGGCCAGGGCCAGGGCCTGCAGGGCCCGCGAGTCCGGCGCCGACTCAGGCGCGGCGGCGGGCGCCGACACCCGGAACACCGTCTGGGCGTCGGCGTCCACGGGCAGCAACTGCGGAACCGTGTGAACCAGCACGGCCAACCTGCCGCACGCCAACCGCGGGAGCGTCCAGGTCACCAACCGCTCGGCCTCGTACGAGCGCCGGGTCGGACCGGCCCTGTGGGCGTTGACGACCAGCAGCAGCCGCTCCTCGGGCCACGCGCCGAGCACGCGACGCCAGGCGCGCGACCCGTCCGCGGGCAACTCGACTCCGAGATCCGTGAGGGCCTGCCGCATGACCTGCTCGGCGGTGAGTCCAGTGGCGTCGACGACGACGCTGCCGGGCACGTGCTCGTGAGTCCGGCGTACGACCGCGGAGGCGTCGTGGCCGTCCTCCAGGGCGAGGAACGCGACGCGGCCGTCCAGCCCGCCCTCACGCCACCACGTGCCGACGCGCCAGGCGACGTCGTCCTCGCGGATTCCGGAGGTGTCGGTGGTCGGCTCGGGCACTGTGCCCCTCCCTGGCTCGTGTCGGTTCCCTGGTCTCAGGCGGAACGAGACGGCCTGATCCGCTGGATCCCCCGGTCGATGAAGGCCGCCGCTTCGATCTCTGAGACCTCCACGTGGTCGGTGACATTGTGTCCCAGCGCGTACAGGCCGAAATGGTCGGCCGGGTACCAAAGCAGTTCCGGCCGAAGGCCTCATCGCGGTGACGGGCTCCCGTCCGACCGCCCGGCGGCGCATCAGCCCGAGGGGAGTTCCCTCGAGAACCCCTCTTCGA
This window harbors:
- a CDS encoding SUKH-4 family immunity protein gives rise to the protein MFGEDLIYPIQPEDLPDRLTDPATRELLLEFGLPYMKEGAMGLFPFGNWEMGVLDELPSWPEGIEPVTETGPFFRIGKWVGGSLVVDGPTGHVLRVPTGPGEDHLGGLPIADSLEEFLTMVAVFVTGLRSRHLAPPTSAERQQATYWTVGALIETNETSGKQPAWSYVLHNT